Proteins encoded in a region of the Chitinophagales bacterium genome:
- a CDS encoding EI24 domain-containing protein — MMGNYLKEIQKAFSAYKKAHHFIIQHRLYYWMLLPVVLNILIFFAFVSIGWGYADMATAWIFESMNAKEWDWGKLNFLIDIFRFFLEILFRLIIVLVYLSFFKYLILVFLAPLLAYLSEKTEELYTGKTYPFEIKIFLYNAFRGVLVALRNLFLELLFTLLFALSSFIPVVGILSPGFTFMAESYFFGYSMIDYYCERKKMSIAEGTRFINKHFTFTLGNGAVFNTVFILPSFVAIFPLLLFSLIFKYLFLLPVLVLSALPVYSIVAATIGIIDLEKKDKDAR; from the coding sequence ATGATGGGCAATTATTTAAAAGAAATCCAAAAAGCTTTTTCCGCTTATAAAAAAGCACATCATTTTATTATTCAACACAGGCTCTACTATTGGATGCTGCTTCCGGTCGTTTTGAATATTCTAATTTTTTTCGCTTTCGTATCCATAGGCTGGGGCTATGCAGATATGGCCACAGCATGGATATTTGAAAGTATGAATGCCAAAGAATGGGATTGGGGAAAATTAAATTTTCTGATCGATATTTTTCGTTTTTTCCTTGAAATTTTATTTCGCCTGATCATAGTATTGGTCTATCTCAGCTTTTTCAAGTACCTGATACTTGTCTTTTTGGCTCCACTTCTGGCCTATCTTTCAGAGAAAACCGAGGAACTCTATACTGGCAAAACTTATCCCTTTGAAATAAAAATTTTTCTGTACAATGCATTCAGAGGGGTCTTGGTAGCATTGCGCAATTTATTTCTTGAGCTTTTATTTACCTTGCTATTTGCACTGTCATCATTTATCCCTGTAGTGGGCATACTGAGCCCGGGGTTTACATTCATGGCCGAATCCTATTTCTTTGGTTATTCTATGATCGATTATTATTGCGAGAGAAAAAAAATGAGCATTGCCGAAGGCACTCGATTTATTAATAAACATTTTACTTTTACACTGGGCAATGGGGCAGTTTTTAATACTGTTTTTATTTTACCCTCTTTTGTAGCTATTTTTCCCCTATTGTTGTTCAGCCTAATTTTTAAATACCTGTTCTTACTTCCCGTGTTGGTGCTTTCTGCTTTGCCTGTTTACAGTATAGTTGCAGCCACCATAGGAATTATAGACTTAGAAAAAAAAGATAAAGATGCCCGGTAA
- a CDS encoding DNA-3-methyladenine glycosylase: MTKLSRDFYLRDNVVQIARELLGKRIVSNINGQLSSGIIVETEAYSGKNDKACHANAGKLTKRTSVMFEAGGKAYVYLCYGIHHLFNIVTNQEGNADAVLIRAIQPDQGLEIMQERRNFPKPEYRISSGPGCLSQALGIRTSHNKTDLTKNEIWLEESNYKVKQIKSSPRIGVDYAGADAALEWRFIIKNNPWVSVSKR, encoded by the coding sequence ATGACAAAATTGAGTAGAGATTTTTACCTGCGTGATAATGTAGTGCAAATTGCCCGCGAATTGCTCGGAAAGAGAATTGTGAGTAATATTAATGGACAATTGAGTTCAGGAATTATTGTAGAAACGGAAGCTTATTCAGGTAAAAATGATAAGGCTTGTCATGCCAATGCAGGGAAATTGACAAAACGCACCTCAGTAATGTTTGAAGCAGGCGGAAAGGCTTATGTTTACCTTTGCTACGGCATTCATCACCTTTTCAATATTGTGACCAATCAAGAAGGCAATGCCGATGCAGTTTTGATCAGAGCTATTCAACCCGATCAGGGCTTGGAAATAATGCAGGAAAGAAGAAATTTCCCAAAACCGGAATACCGCATTAGCTCAGGGCCGGGTTGTTTGAGTCAGGCTTTGGGTATCCGCACATCCCACAATAAAACAGACCTTACGAAAAATGAAATCTGGCTGGAAGAATCCAACTATAAGGTGAAGCAAATCAAAAGCTCTCCGCGAATTGGAGTGGATTATGCCGGAGCGGATGCAGCCCTTGAATGGCGGTTTATTATAAAAAACAATCCCTGGGTGAGTGTTAGTAAAAGATGA
- a CDS encoding SAM-dependent methyltransferase, whose product MPGKLILIPSSLGEASNFTIPEYVKEYLMPLRYFAVEREKTARRFLRSLGFTANFDEVELFDIGKRSEKEDVLQCLEPLLSGHDMGVISEAGMPCVADPGQFLVQIAQENKITVKPLVGPNALLLALAASGLNGQSFAFHGYLPIPKKERQNAIRDLERNVFRNGQTQMFMETPYRNHALIEDVVNTCNPNTLFCVACDLTLSGETVKTMPVSEWKKTKLNYHKRPAVFLLGKAY is encoded by the coding sequence ATGCCCGGTAAATTGATCCTTATACCATCCAGCCTGGGAGAAGCCAGTAATTTCACGATTCCCGAATACGTAAAAGAATACCTAATGCCCCTGCGCTATTTTGCTGTAGAGCGCGAAAAAACAGCACGAAGATTTTTGCGCAGCCTGGGGTTTACTGCAAATTTTGATGAAGTTGAGTTGTTTGATATTGGCAAACGCAGCGAAAAAGAAGATGTATTGCAATGTCTGGAACCATTGCTTTCAGGCCACGATATGGGAGTGATATCCGAAGCGGGAATGCCCTGCGTGGCAGATCCCGGACAGTTTTTAGTTCAGATAGCTCAGGAAAATAAGATCACTGTAAAACCTTTGGTTGGTCCCAATGCCCTGTTACTTGCACTTGCCGCTTCGGGACTCAACGGCCAAAGTTTTGCCTTTCACGGCTATTTGCCCATTCCCAAAAAAGAGCGGCAAAATGCAATCAGGGATTTGGAGCGGAATGTTTTTCGCAACGGACAAACCCAGATGTTTATGGAAACGCCTTATCGCAATCATGCGCTCATAGAAGACGTAGTAAATACCTGTAATCCGAACACCTTGTTTTGTGTGGCTTGTGATCTTACCTTATCAGGGGAAACAGTCAAAACCATGCCTGTAAGCGAATGGAAAAAAACGAAGCTCAATTATCACAAACGCCCGGCAGTTTTTCTTTTGGGCAAAGCCTATTAA